One part of the Leclercia sp. LSNIH1 genome encodes these proteins:
- the recC gene encoding exodeoxyribonuclease V subunit gamma codes for MLRVYHSNRLDVLEALMEFIVEQQRLDDPFEPEMIMVQSTGMAQWLQMSLSQKFGIAANIDFPLPASFIWDMFVRVLPEIPKQSAFSKQSMSWKLMSLLPEMLTHDEFVMLRHYLNDDTDKRKLFQLASRTADLYDQYLVYRPEWLTRWEAGELVDGLDQAQIWQAPLWKALVAHTEALGQPQWHRANLYERFIATLESASETPAGLPSRVFICGISALPPVYLKALNALGRHIDIHILFTNPCRHYWGDIQDARWLARMVTRQRRRLFDDVTVPLFKDSETASELFDEQGIQHLPNPLLASWGKLGRDYIYMLSELTASGEGDVDAFADITPDNLLHNIQRDILELDNRAVTGITATEFARSDSKRRLDPDDRSVTVHLCHSPQREVEVLHDKLLAMLEEDPQLTPRDIVVMVADIDSYSPYIQAVFGSATGDRYLPFAISDRRARQSHPALQAFVSLLSLPDSRFVPEDVLALLDVPVLAARFDIDEEALRYLRQWVNESGVRWGMDDDNVQEFELPVTGQHTWQFGLTRMLLGYAMESSQGEWNAVLPYDESSGLIAELVGHLASLLMQLNRWRRELMKARPLDEWMPVCREMLNDFFLPDQETEAAMALIEQQWQAIIDEGISSHYGEAIPLSLLRDELTLRLDQERISQRFLAGPVNICTLMPMRSIPFKVVCLLGMNDGIYPRALAPLGFDLMSQNAQRGDRSRRDDDRYLFLEALISAQQQLYISYIGRSIQDNSERFPSVLVQELVDYIGQSHYLPGDEALNCDESEKRVKAHITCCHSRMPFDAENYKANEQQSYAREWLPAAKREGVAHGDFIQTLKPLALDTVPFEQLQRFWAHPVRAFFQMRLQVNFRSEESEIPDAEPFTLDGLSRYQLNQQLLNALVEQEDAQKLFRHYRAAGQLPYGAFGEIVWEAQCQEMQALAGRVIECRQPGTSMEIDLNCNGVNLTGWLQHVQPDGLLRWRPSMLSVSQGLQLWLEHLVYCASGGEGESRLFVRKEGEWRFPALSAEQAMNYLSQLVEGYQQGMNTPLLLLPESGGAWIKTCYDASNDAMLTDEATLQKARSKFLQAYEGNMIVRGEGDDVWYQRLWRTLEPEYFEAITNEARRYLLPLYKFNQS; via the coding sequence ATGTTAAGGGTCTACCACTCAAACCGTCTTGATGTGCTGGAAGCACTGATGGAATTTATTGTCGAGCAGCAGCGGCTCGACGATCCCTTTGAACCAGAGATGATCATGGTTCAGAGCACCGGTATGGCGCAGTGGTTACAGATGTCCCTTTCACAGAAGTTTGGTATCGCCGCCAATATTGATTTCCCGCTGCCGGCCAGCTTTATCTGGGATATGTTTGTCCGCGTACTGCCGGAGATCCCAAAACAGAGCGCATTCAGCAAACAGAGCATGAGCTGGAAGCTGATGTCGCTGCTGCCTGAGATGCTGACCCATGACGAGTTTGTCATGCTGCGCCACTACCTGAATGACGATACCGATAAACGGAAGCTGTTCCAGCTGGCGTCGCGTACGGCGGATCTCTACGACCAGTATCTGGTCTATCGGCCGGAGTGGTTAACGCGCTGGGAGGCGGGCGAGCTTGTCGACGGTCTTGACCAGGCGCAAATCTGGCAGGCCCCGCTGTGGAAAGCGTTGGTCGCCCATACTGAAGCGCTGGGTCAGCCGCAGTGGCACCGCGCAAATTTATATGAGCGTTTTATCGCGACCCTGGAGTCCGCCTCTGAGACGCCTGCCGGTTTGCCGTCCCGGGTCTTTATCTGCGGGATATCCGCACTGCCGCCGGTCTACCTGAAAGCGCTGAATGCGCTGGGCAGGCATATCGACATTCATATTCTCTTCACCAACCCCTGCCGCCATTACTGGGGAGATATTCAGGATGCCCGCTGGCTGGCCCGCATGGTGACGCGCCAGCGTCGTCGCCTGTTTGACGACGTCACGGTACCGCTGTTTAAAGACAGCGAGACGGCCTCTGAACTCTTTGACGAACAGGGGATCCAGCACTTGCCGAACCCGCTGCTCGCCTCCTGGGGCAAGCTGGGGCGCGACTATATCTATATGCTCTCGGAGCTGACCGCCTCCGGGGAAGGGGATGTCGACGCCTTTGCGGATATCACCCCGGACAACCTGCTGCATAACATACAGCGGGACATTCTGGAGCTGGATAACCGCGCGGTGACAGGCATCACCGCTACGGAGTTTGCCCGCAGTGACAGCAAACGCCGGCTCGATCCTGACGATCGCAGCGTGACCGTTCACCTGTGCCATAGCCCGCAGCGCGAAGTAGAGGTGCTACACGACAAACTGCTGGCGATGCTGGAGGAGGATCCGCAGCTGACGCCGCGCGATATCGTGGTGATGGTGGCGGATATCGACAGCTACAGCCCCTATATCCAGGCCGTTTTTGGGAGTGCGACGGGCGACCGCTACCTGCCGTTTGCCATATCAGACCGTCGTGCGCGTCAATCGCACCCGGCCCTGCAGGCGTTTGTCAGCCTGCTTTCCCTGCCGGATAGCCGCTTCGTCCCGGAAGATGTGCTGGCCCTGCTGGACGTGCCGGTCCTGGCGGCTCGTTTTGATATTGACGAGGAGGCGCTGCGCTACCTGCGTCAGTGGGTTAACGAGTCGGGCGTGCGCTGGGGCATGGACGATGACAACGTGCAGGAGTTTGAGCTGCCCGTCACCGGCCAGCACACCTGGCAGTTTGGCCTGACGCGTATGCTGCTCGGGTATGCCATGGAGAGTAGCCAGGGGGAATGGAATGCCGTGCTGCCTTATGATGAGTCCAGCGGCTTAATTGCCGAGTTGGTCGGGCATCTGGCGTCACTGCTGATGCAGCTTAACCGCTGGCGTCGGGAGCTGATGAAAGCCCGCCCGCTCGACGAGTGGATGCCGGTATGTCGCGAGATGCTCAATGATTTCTTCCTGCCGGATCAGGAAACCGAAGCGGCGATGGCGTTAATCGAGCAGCAGTGGCAGGCGATCATCGATGAAGGGATCTCCTCGCACTATGGTGAAGCGATCCCCCTGTCATTGTTGCGGGATGAGTTAACCCTGCGTCTCGACCAGGAGCGTATCAGCCAGCGTTTTCTCGCCGGGCCGGTAAACATCTGCACCCTGATGCCGATGCGATCCATCCCGTTTAAGGTCGTCTGCCTGCTGGGCATGAACGACGGCATTTACCCGCGCGCGCTGGCGCCGCTGGGCTTTGATTTAATGAGTCAGAATGCGCAGCGCGGCGACCGCAGTCGTCGCGATGATGACCGCTATCTGTTCCTTGAGGCGCTGATCTCCGCGCAACAGCAGCTCTATATCAGCTATATCGGCCGATCTATCCAGGACAACAGCGAACGGTTCCCCTCCGTGCTGGTGCAGGAACTGGTGGACTACATCGGGCAAAGCCACTACCTGCCGGGCGATGAGGCGCTCAACTGTGATGAGAGCGAAAAGCGCGTAAAAGCGCATATCACCTGTTGTCACAGCCGTATGCCGTTTGATGCGGAGAACTACAAGGCTAACGAGCAGCAGAGCTATGCCCGGGAATGGCTGCCCGCCGCGAAACGGGAGGGCGTAGCCCATGGCGACTTTATCCAGACGCTGAAGCCGTTAGCGCTTGATACCGTTCCCTTTGAACAGCTTCAGCGTTTCTGGGCGCACCCGGTGCGGGCGTTTTTCCAGATGCGGTTGCAGGTTAACTTCCGCTCCGAAGAGAGCGAGATCCCGGATGCCGAGCCGTTTACGCTGGATGGCTTAAGCCGCTACCAGCTCAATCAGCAATTGCTGAATGCGCTGGTGGAGCAGGAAGATGCCCAGAAGCTGTTCCGTCACTATCGCGCGGCAGGTCAACTGCCCTATGGCGCCTTCGGTGAGATCGTCTGGGAGGCTCAGTGTCAGGAGATGCAGGCCCTGGCTGGCCGGGTGATTGAGTGCCGTCAGCCGGGTACGAGCATGGAGATCGATCTCAACTGCAACGGTGTGAACCTGACGGGGTGGCTACAGCACGTGCAGCCCGACGGGCTGCTGCGCTGGCGACCGTCGATGCTTAGCGTTTCGCAAGGTCTGCAACTTTGGCTGGAACACCTTGTCTACTGTGCGAGCGGTGGCGAAGGTGAGAGCCGGTTATTTGTCCGCAAAGAGGGTGAATGGCGCTTCCCGGCGCTCTCTGCTGAACAGGCCATGAACTATCTGTCGCAGCTGGTTGAGGGTTACCAGCAGGGGATGAACACGCCGCTGCTGCTGCTGCCAGAAAGTGGGGGGGCATGGATTAAAACCTGTTATGACGCCTCAAATGATGCCATGTTAACGGATGAGGCGACCCTGCAAAAAGCGCGCAGCAAATTTTTGCAGGCCTACGAAGGCAACATGATCGTCCGCGGGGAAGGTGACGACGTCTGGTATCAACGCCTGTGGCGAACCCTTGAACCGGAGTACTTCGAGGCCATCACCAACGAGGCCCGACGCTACCTGTTACCGCTCTATAAATTTAATCAGTCCTGA
- a CDS encoding prepilin-type N-terminal cleavage/methylation domain-containing protein, whose product MSATVARQKGFSIVEVLLAMVLMVVVVTALAGYHRVLASRFVALEQYRQLWRHAQTLSQLSAGDAPGGWQVNRMQTTQAGCVSISVKLISPLGRQGQLTRLHCPVSQ is encoded by the coding sequence ATGTCAGCCACCGTAGCCAGACAGAAAGGGTTCAGCATCGTGGAGGTTCTGCTGGCAATGGTGCTGATGGTCGTGGTCGTCACCGCGCTGGCAGGTTACCATCGTGTTTTAGCCAGTCGGTTTGTCGCGCTTGAGCAGTATCGCCAGCTCTGGCGTCATGCTCAGACGCTGTCCCAGCTGAGCGCCGGGGATGCGCCTGGCGGCTGGCAGGTAAACAGGATGCAGACAACACAGGCTGGATGTGTCAGCATCTCGGTCAAACTTATTTCTCCTCTGGGTCGGCAGGGTCAACTGACACGCCTGCACTGCCCGGTTAGCCAGTAG
- a CDS encoding DUF2509 family protein, with product MSRERGMSSLALVLLLLILGSLMLAGLNQQLDALLRIVSAERQAIQHQAAAQSALEWGRTLDWRTQVDYACQQHPLHPWRVCLRLTGERALLIASSDSITLWRLGEVKADGIHFLPHGWSDFCPLKERALCQPP from the coding sequence ATGAGCCGCGAGCGGGGAATGTCATCGCTGGCGCTGGTGCTCCTGCTGTTAATTCTGGGTAGCCTGATGCTGGCGGGACTTAACCAGCAGCTTGACGCGCTGCTGCGTATCGTCAGTGCAGAACGCCAGGCGATACAGCATCAGGCTGCCGCCCAGTCAGCGCTGGAGTGGGGAAGAACGCTCGACTGGCGAACGCAGGTGGACTATGCGTGCCAGCAGCATCCTCTGCACCCCTGGCGAGTTTGTTTGCGTCTGACCGGGGAGCGCGCACTGCTTATCGCCAGCAGCGACAGCATCACGTTGTGGCGTCTGGGCGAGGTAAAGGCAGACGGCATACATTTTCTGCCCCACGGCTGGAGCGATTTTTGTCCCCTGAAGGAGAGAGCGTTATGTCAGCCACCGTAG
- a CDS encoding prepilin peptidase-dependent protein gives MPVKQRGFSLTEVLIAMAISSVLLLSAARFLPALQQSVTRLTKQQELEEELWLRITTIGKHLQRAGYCAGECTGEALKVGQGGECVIVQWDENSNGRWETSPPAAAEQTGFRLNGGALETVRGATECGGKGWERITDPDRITVLRFQVQRIARADFAPELSLMLAAAVNGEHDGGVEVRHIVTGFNL, from the coding sequence ATGCCGGTAAAGCAGCGGGGATTTTCCCTCACGGAAGTGCTGATCGCGATGGCGATAAGCAGCGTGCTGCTGTTAAGCGCAGCGCGGTTTTTGCCCGCGCTCCAGCAGTCAGTCACGCGGCTCACGAAACAGCAGGAGCTTGAAGAAGAGCTTTGGCTACGCATAACCACTATCGGTAAACATCTGCAGCGGGCGGGGTATTGCGCGGGCGAGTGCACTGGCGAGGCGTTAAAAGTGGGGCAGGGTGGTGAATGTGTCATTGTGCAGTGGGACGAAAACAGCAATGGCCGCTGGGAAACCTCCCCGCCTGCTGCGGCGGAACAGACCGGGTTTCGCCTGAACGGCGGTGCGCTGGAAACAGTGCGCGGCGCGACAGAGTGTGGCGGCAAGGGGTGGGAGAGAATAACCGATCCCGACCGGATCACGGTCCTGCGTTTTCAGGTGCAGCGCATTGCCCGCGCAGACTTTGCGCCGGAGCTGAGTCTGATGCTGGCGGCCGCCGTCAACGGAGAGCATGACGGCGGCGTTGAGGTGCGCCACATCGTTACCGGGTTTAATTTATGA
- a CDS encoding prepilin peptidase-dependent protein, with translation MKKEKGFTLMEMLIALSLIMTLSAAGLYGWRSWQQQQQLWQTARQVRDFLVVLRNDAWRNNRDHIITLKQDGKRWCLLKTGIPACEAESAFVLIPQWADISLTELTPGLGFYGLRDTAWAGRVRLQSQAGEWLILISSWGRIRMCNGKGAFACR, from the coding sequence ATGAAAAAGGAAAAGGGGTTCACCCTCATGGAAATGCTGATCGCCCTCTCGCTCATCATGACGCTGAGCGCTGCGGGGCTGTACGGCTGGCGATCCTGGCAGCAGCAACAGCAGCTATGGCAGACGGCGCGCCAGGTGCGCGATTTTCTGGTGGTGCTACGCAATGATGCCTGGCGAAATAACCGCGACCATATCATCACACTCAAACAGGACGGCAAGCGGTGGTGCCTGTTAAAGACGGGGATTCCTGCGTGTGAGGCGGAGAGCGCCTTTGTGCTAATCCCGCAGTGGGCGGATATCAGCCTTACCGAGTTAACGCCGGGGTTGGGATTTTACGGTTTGCGGGATACCGCCTGGGCCGGAAGGGTGCGTCTGCAAAGCCAGGCCGGCGAGTGGCTTATTCTCATCTCTTCGTGGGGACGTATCCGGATGTGTAACGGCAAGGGAGCGTTCGCATGCCGGTAA
- the thyA gene encoding thymidylate synthase — protein MKQYLELMQKVLDEGTPKNDRTGTGTLSIFGHQMRFNLQEGFPLVTTKRCHLRSIIHELLWFLQGDTNIAYLRENNVSIWDEWADENGDLGPVYGKQWRAWPTPDGRHIDQITTVMNQLKNDPDSRRIIVSAWNVGELDKMALAPCHAFFQFYVADGKLSCQLYQRSCDVFLGLPFNIASYALLVHMMAQQCDLEVGDFVWTGGDTHLYSNHMEQTHLQLTREPRALPKLIIKRKPDSIFDYRFEDFEIEGYDPHPGIKAPVAV, from the coding sequence ATGAAACAGTATCTTGAACTGATGCAAAAAGTGCTCGATGAGGGCACGCCAAAAAACGATCGTACCGGCACCGGTACCCTCTCCATTTTTGGGCACCAGATGCGCTTCAACCTGCAGGAAGGCTTTCCGCTGGTGACAACCAAGCGCTGCCACTTACGCTCAATTATTCACGAGCTGCTCTGGTTCCTGCAGGGCGACACCAACATCGCTTACCTGCGCGAGAACAATGTCTCTATCTGGGACGAATGGGCAGACGAGAACGGCGATCTGGGCCCGGTATATGGCAAGCAGTGGCGCGCCTGGCCGACGCCGGATGGCCGCCACATTGACCAGATCACCACCGTGATGAACCAGCTGAAAAACGATCCCGATTCACGCCGTATCATTGTGTCGGCCTGGAACGTGGGCGAACTGGATAAAATGGCCCTGGCTCCGTGCCATGCCTTCTTCCAGTTCTATGTCGCGGATGGCAAGCTCTCCTGCCAGCTCTATCAGCGCTCCTGCGATGTCTTCCTCGGCCTGCCGTTCAACATCGCCAGCTATGCGCTGCTGGTGCATATGATGGCCCAGCAGTGCGACCTGGAAGTGGGTGATTTTGTCTGGACCGGGGGGGATACCCACCTCTACAGCAACCATATGGAGCAGACCCATCTGCAGCTGACCCGTGAGCCGCGCGCGCTGCCGAAGCTGATTATCAAACGTAAGCCGGACTCCATTTTCGACTATCGCTTTGAAGATTTCGAAATCGAAGGCTACGACCCGCACCCGGGGATCAAAGCGCCTGTAGCGGTCTGA
- the lgt gene encoding prolipoprotein diacylglyceryl transferase encodes MNSGYLHFPEFDPVIFSVGPVALHWYGLMYLVGFVFAMWLAGRRAKRPGSGWTKDEVENLLYAGFLGVFLGGRIGYVLFYNFPVFLNDPLYLFRVWDGGMSFHGGLIGVILVMVIFAKRTKRSFFQVSDFIAPLIPFGLGAGRLGNFINGELWGRVDPSVPFTMLFPQSRAEDMALLPSHPEWQSIFDTYGVLPRHMSQLYEMALEGVVLFIILNLFIRKPRPTGSVSGLFLIGYGAFRIIVEFFRQPDAQFTGTWVQYISMGQILSIPMIVAGIAMMVWAYRRPQQQVS; translated from the coding sequence ATGAACAGTGGCTATCTGCATTTTCCGGAGTTTGATCCGGTCATTTTCTCAGTAGGACCCGTCGCGCTGCACTGGTACGGATTGATGTATCTGGTCGGTTTCGTCTTTGCCATGTGGCTGGCTGGCCGTCGCGCCAAACGCCCGGGCAGCGGCTGGACCAAAGACGAAGTGGAAAACCTGCTGTATGCCGGTTTCCTCGGCGTTTTCCTCGGTGGACGTATCGGCTATGTGCTCTTTTACAACTTCCCGGTCTTCCTGAACGATCCGCTCTACCTGTTCCGCGTCTGGGATGGCGGCATGTCCTTCCACGGTGGCCTGATTGGCGTCATTCTGGTGATGGTCATTTTCGCGAAGCGCACCAAACGCAGCTTCTTCCAGGTCTCTGACTTTATTGCCCCGCTGATCCCGTTCGGTCTGGGCGCAGGCCGTCTCGGTAACTTTATCAACGGCGAGTTGTGGGGCCGTGTCGACCCGAGCGTGCCGTTTACCATGCTGTTCCCGCAGTCCCGTGCCGAAGATATGGCCCTGCTGCCGTCGCATCCGGAATGGCAATCGATTTTCGATACCTACGGCGTCCTGCCGCGCCATATGTCGCAGCTGTATGAAATGGCGCTGGAAGGGGTGGTGCTGTTTATCATTCTGAACCTCTTCATCCGTAAACCGCGCCCGACGGGCTCTGTATCTGGCCTGTTCCTGATCGGTTATGGCGCGTTCCGCATTATCGTGGAATTCTTCCGCCAGCCGGATGCGCAGTTTACCGGGACATGGGTCCAGTACATCAGCATGGGGCAGATCCTCTCCATTCCGATGATCGTCGCGGGTATCGCGATGATGGTCTGGGCGTACCGTCGTCCACAGCAACAGGTCTCCTGA
- the ptsP gene encoding phosphoenolpyruvate--protein phosphotransferase — MLTRLREIVEKVASAPRLNEALDILVTDICLAMETEVCSVYLADHDRRCYYLMATRGLKKPRGRTVALAFDEGVVGLVGRLAEPINLADAQKHPSFKYIPSVKEERFRAFLGVPIIQRRQLLGVLVVQQRELRQYDESEESFLVTLATQMAAILSQSQLAALFGQYRQTRIRALPASPGVAIAEGWMDATLPLMEQVYEASTLDTALERERLTGALEEAANEFRRYSKRYAAGAQKETAAIFDLYSHLLSDARLRRELFDEVDRGSVAEWAVKKVVEKFAEQFAALTDGYLKERAGDLRTLGQRLLFHLDDTIQAANTWPPRFVLVADELSATTLAELPQDRLAGIVVRDGAANSHAAIMVRALGIPTVMGADIQPSALHRRTLVVDGYRGELLVDPEPVLLQEYQRLISEENELSRLAEDDVNQPAALKSGERIKVMLNAGLSPEHEEKLGSRIDGIGLYRTEIPFMLQSGFPSEEEQVAQYQGMLQMFNDKPVTLRTLDIGADKQLPYMPISEENPCLGWRGIRITLDQPEIFLIQVRAMLRANAATGNLSILLPMVTSIDEIDEARRLIERAGREVEEMIGYEIPKPRIGVMLEVPSMVFMLPQLATRVDFVSVGTNDLTQYMLAVDRNNTRVASIYDSLHPAMLRALAMIAREAEANGIDLRLCGEMAGDSMCVAILIGLGFRHLSMNGRSVARVKYLLRHIDFEEAQQLAKRSLEAQLATEVRHQVAAFMERRGMGGLIRGGR, encoded by the coding sequence ATGCTCACCCGCCTGCGCGAAATAGTCGAGAAGGTGGCCAGTGCCCCACGGCTCAACGAGGCGCTGGATATTCTGGTCACTGATATCTGCCTTGCGATGGAAACCGAGGTCTGTTCGGTCTATCTGGCCGACCATGACCGCAGGTGTTATTACCTTATGGCCACGCGCGGATTGAAAAAACCGCGTGGTCGTACCGTTGCGCTGGCATTTGATGAAGGCGTTGTGGGTCTGGTCGGGCGTCTGGCCGAACCCATCAACCTTGCCGATGCGCAAAAACACCCCAGCTTCAAATATATCCCCTCCGTAAAAGAGGAGCGTTTTCGCGCCTTCCTGGGCGTACCGATCATCCAGCGTCGCCAGCTGCTGGGCGTGCTGGTTGTGCAGCAGCGCGAACTGCGTCAGTACGACGAAAGCGAGGAGTCATTCCTCGTTACGCTGGCCACGCAAATGGCGGCTATTCTCTCCCAGTCCCAGCTCGCGGCACTGTTTGGTCAGTACCGGCAGACGCGCATTCGCGCCTTGCCGGCCTCACCCGGCGTCGCGATCGCCGAAGGCTGGATGGACGCCACGCTGCCGCTCATGGAGCAGGTTTACGAAGCCTCCACGCTGGACACCGCCCTTGAGCGCGAACGTCTGACCGGCGCGCTGGAGGAGGCTGCCAACGAGTTTCGCCGCTACAGCAAGCGCTATGCCGCAGGTGCGCAAAAAGAGACGGCGGCGATCTTCGATCTTTATTCACACCTGTTGTCTGATGCCCGGCTGCGTCGGGAGCTGTTTGATGAGGTCGACAGGGGCTCGGTGGCGGAGTGGGCCGTCAAAAAGGTCGTCGAAAAATTCGCCGAACAGTTTGCCGCCCTGACCGATGGCTATCTGAAAGAGCGTGCCGGGGATCTGCGTACCTTAGGTCAGCGTCTGCTGTTCCATCTCGATGATACCATTCAGGCTGCCAATACCTGGCCGCCGCGCTTTGTACTGGTTGCGGATGAGCTTTCCGCCACCACGCTCGCGGAGTTGCCGCAGGACAGACTGGCCGGGATCGTGGTCCGCGACGGCGCCGCCAACTCCCATGCCGCCATTATGGTGCGGGCGCTCGGGATCCCGACCGTAATGGGGGCCGATATTCAGCCCTCTGCGCTGCACCGCCGAACGCTGGTGGTGGACGGTTATCGCGGCGAGCTGCTGGTCGATCCTGAACCGGTGCTGTTGCAGGAATATCAGCGGCTTATCAGCGAAGAGAACGAGCTGAGCCGTCTGGCGGAAGATGACGTCAACCAGCCCGCGGCGCTGAAAAGCGGTGAGCGCATCAAGGTAATGCTCAATGCCGGGTTAAGCCCGGAACATGAAGAGAAGCTCGGCAGCCGTATTGATGGTATTGGTCTCTACCGCACCGAAATCCCGTTCATGCTGCAAAGCGGCTTCCCCTCTGAGGAGGAGCAGGTAGCGCAGTATCAGGGCATGCTGCAGATGTTCAACGACAAGCCGGTGACGCTACGTACGCTGGACATTGGCGCAGATAAGCAACTGCCCTATATGCCCATCAGCGAAGAGAATCCCTGCCTGGGCTGGCGCGGGATCCGCATTACTCTCGATCAGCCGGAGATCTTTTTGATCCAGGTGCGCGCCATGCTGCGTGCCAATGCGGCGACCGGCAACCTCAGTATTTTGCTGCCGATGGTCACCAGCATTGATGAGATCGACGAAGCCCGACGCCTTATTGAGCGCGCCGGACGCGAAGTCGAAGAGATGATCGGCTACGAAATACCGAAGCCGCGAATTGGCGTGATGCTGGAAGTCCCGTCGATGGTCTTTATGCTCCCGCAGCTGGCCACGCGCGTCGACTTTGTTTCGGTGGGCACCAACGACCTGACCCAGTACATGCTGGCGGTGGATCGCAATAACACCCGGGTGGCGAGCATCTACGACAGCCTGCATCCGGCGATGCTGCGCGCGCTGGCAATGATTGCCCGCGAGGCGGAAGCCAACGGTATTGATCTGCGTTTATGCGGCGAGATGGCGGGCGACTCAATGTGTGTAGCGATCCTGATTGGTCTCGGCTTCCGCCACTTGTCCATGAACGGACGTTCCGTTGCCCGCGTGAAGTATCTGCTGCGCCATATCGACTTTGAAGAGGCTCAGCAGCTGGCGAAACGCAGTCTTGAAGCCCAGCTGGCAACGGAGGTGCGTCATCAGGTGGCGGCCTTTATGGAGCGTCGCGGCATGGGCGGGCTGATCCGCGGCGGACGTTAG
- the rppH gene encoding RNA pyrophosphohydrolase, producing the protein MIDDDGYRPNVGIVICNRQGQVMWARRYGQHSWQFPQGGINPGESAEQAMYRELFEEVGLSRKDVRILASTRNWLRYKLPKRLVRWDTKPVCIGQKQKWFLLQLVSSDADINMQTSSTPEFDGWRWVSYWYPVRQVVSFKRDVYRRVMKEFASAVMMLQEVPPKPQSAPAWRRKRG; encoded by the coding sequence GTGATTGATGACGATGGCTACCGCCCGAATGTAGGTATCGTAATTTGTAATCGCCAGGGGCAGGTCATGTGGGCCCGGCGATATGGTCAGCACTCCTGGCAATTTCCCCAAGGGGGGATTAACCCGGGAGAGTCCGCAGAGCAAGCGATGTATCGGGAGCTGTTCGAAGAAGTTGGCTTAAGCCGCAAGGATGTTCGCATTCTGGCTTCGACCCGCAACTGGTTGCGTTACAAGTTACCGAAGCGTTTGGTGCGTTGGGACACAAAGCCGGTATGTATCGGCCAGAAACAGAAATGGTTTCTTCTGCAATTGGTGAGCAGCGATGCGGATATCAATATGCAAACCAGCAGCACGCCTGAGTTTGATGGCTGGCGCTGGGTCAGCTACTGGTATCCCGTTCGGCAGGTCGTGTCGTTTAAGCGCGATGTTTACCGCAGGGTGATGAAAGAGTTCGCAAGTGCCGTAATGATGCTTCAGGAGGTTCCTCCTAAGCCCCAAAGCGCACCTGCCTGGCGACGTAAAAGAGGTTAA
- the mutH gene encoding DNA mismatch repair endonuclease MutH: MLPLAPLSSPPATEAVLLQQAQRLAGYSLGELAALAGLPIPPDLKRDKGWTGVLLELWLGASSGSKPEQDFAALGVELKTIPIDSAGRPLETTFVCVAPLTGNTGITWESSHVRHKLKRVLWIPVEGDRAIPLAARRVGAPLIWSPNEEEDRQLRLDWEELMDMIVLGQVERITARHGEVLQLRPKAANSKALTEAIGARGEPILTLPRGFYLKKNFTGALLARHFLLNT; the protein is encoded by the coding sequence ATGCTTCCCCTCGCTCCCCTCTCTTCGCCTCCTGCTACAGAAGCGGTGTTACTGCAACAAGCGCAGCGTCTGGCGGGCTATTCGCTGGGTGAACTCGCTGCCCTGGCAGGCCTGCCCATTCCGCCCGATCTTAAGCGCGATAAAGGCTGGACAGGCGTTCTGCTGGAGCTGTGGCTGGGTGCCAGCTCGGGCAGTAAGCCTGAACAGGATTTTGCCGCCCTGGGGGTAGAGCTCAAGACCATCCCCATCGACAGCGCAGGCCGCCCCCTGGAGACGACGTTTGTCTGCGTGGCGCCGCTAACCGGCAATACGGGGATCACATGGGAGAGCAGTCACGTGCGGCATAAGCTGAAACGCGTGCTGTGGATCCCGGTTGAGGGGGATCGCGCGATCCCGCTGGCCGCCCGTCGCGTGGGAGCCCCGCTGATCTGGAGCCCGAACGAAGAAGAAGATCGTCAGCTGCGTCTGGACTGGGAGGAGTTGATGGACATGATCGTCCTGGGTCAGGTTGAGCGCATCACTGCCCGCCACGGCGAGGTGCTCCAGCTACGGCCAAAAGCCGCAAACAGTAAAGCGCTCACCGAAGCCATCGGCGCACGCGGCGAACCGATCCTCACCCTGCCCCGGGGCTTTTATCTGAAAAAAAACTTCACGGGCGCGTTGCTGGCACGTCACTTTCTTTTGAATACCTGA
- a CDS encoding YgdI/YgdR family lipoprotein has product MKKWAVIISAVGLAFAVSGCSSDYVMATKDGRMILTDGKPEVDDDTGLVSYRDQQGNNMQINRDEVSQIIER; this is encoded by the coding sequence ATGAAGAAATGGGCAGTGATAATCTCGGCAGTTGGTTTAGCGTTTGCCGTTTCTGGTTGTAGCAGCGACTACGTCATGGCGACCAAAGATGGTCGTATGATTCTGACCGACGGCAAACCCGAAGTCGACGATGATACCGGGCTGGTCAGCTACCGCGATCAGCAGGGTAACAATATGCAGATTAACCGCGACGAAGTTTCACAGATTATAGAAAGATAA